The following coding sequences lie in one Corynebacterium humireducens NBRC 106098 = DSM 45392 genomic window:
- a CDS encoding catalase, with product MSDQNSKANEIVERGLRPKVTGTTTRHNGAPVPSENISVTAGPQGPNILNDIHLIEKLAHFNRENVPERIPHAKGHGAFGELHVTADVSRYTKAKLFQPGTVTPMGIRFSTVAGEKGSPDTWRDVHGFALRFYTEDGNYDIVGNNTPVFFLRDGVKFPDFIHSQKRLGRNGLRDADMQWDFWTRTPESAHQVTYLMGDRGTPTTTRHMNGYGSHTFQWVNEAGEAFWVKYHFLSRQGVENFTAAEAEEMAGKNADHHRQDLYEAIERGDYPVWDVKVQIMPFEDAEKYRWNPFDLTKTWSKKDYPRIDVGHFILNRNPRNHFAQIEQIALDPGNIVPGIGLSPDRMLQARVFAYADQQRYRIGPNYRDLPVNRPLNDVNTYSNRGPMAYFFDDEDQPTYSPNRYDKGAGYLDNGEDSSSNHQSYGQAADIYVNPDPHGTDLVRAAYVKHPEDDDFGQAGTLYREVLDDAAKQRLAENIAGAMQGVSEGTEQRVYEYWTNVDPNLGEAVKAEYAKLK from the coding sequence ATGAGCGACCAGAACTCCAAGGCCAACGAGATCGTCGAGCGCGGACTGCGTCCCAAGGTCACCGGCACCACCACCCGCCACAACGGCGCGCCGGTTCCGTCCGAGAACATCTCCGTCACCGCGGGCCCGCAGGGCCCCAACATTCTCAATGACATCCACCTCATCGAGAAGCTCGCGCACTTCAACCGTGAGAATGTCCCGGAGCGCATCCCCCACGCCAAGGGCCACGGTGCCTTCGGCGAGCTCCACGTCACCGCCGACGTATCCCGGTACACCAAGGCGAAGCTGTTCCAGCCGGGCACGGTCACCCCGATGGGCATCCGCTTCTCGACGGTCGCCGGCGAGAAGGGCTCCCCGGACACCTGGCGCGACGTGCACGGCTTCGCCCTGCGCTTCTACACCGAGGATGGCAACTACGACATCGTCGGCAACAACACCCCGGTGTTCTTCCTTCGCGACGGCGTGAAGTTCCCGGACTTCATCCACTCCCAGAAGCGTCTCGGCCGCAACGGCCTGCGTGACGCCGACATGCAGTGGGACTTCTGGACCCGCACCCCGGAGTCCGCGCACCAGGTCACCTACCTCATGGGCGACCGCGGCACCCCGACCACCACCCGTCACATGAACGGCTACGGCTCCCACACCTTCCAGTGGGTCAACGAGGCCGGCGAGGCCTTCTGGGTGAAGTACCACTTCCTCTCCCGTCAGGGCGTGGAGAACTTCACCGCCGCCGAGGCCGAGGAGATGGCCGGCAAGAACGCCGATCACCACCGTCAGGACCTCTACGAGGCCATCGAGCGCGGCGACTATCCCGTCTGGGACGTCAAGGTGCAGATCATGCCGTTCGAGGACGCCGAGAAGTACCGCTGGAACCCCTTCGACCTGACCAAGACCTGGTCCAAGAAGGACTACCCGCGTATCGACGTCGGCCACTTCATCCTCAACCGCAACCCGCGCAACCACTTCGCGCAGATCGAGCAGATCGCCCTCGACCCGGGCAACATCGTCCCGGGCATCGGCCTGTCCCCGGACCGCATGCTCCAGGCCCGCGTCTTCGCGTACGCCGACCAGCAGCGTTACCGCATCGGACCGAACTACCGTGACCTGCCGGTGAACCGTCCGCTCAACGACGTCAACACCTACAGCAACCGCGGCCCGATGGCGTACTTCTTCGACGACGAGGACCAGCCGACCTACTCGCCGAACCGCTACGACAAGGGCGCCGGCTACCTGGACAACGGCGAGGACTCCTCCTCCAACCACCAGTCCTACGGTCAGGCCGCCGACATCTACGTCAACCCGGACCCGCACGGCACCGATCTGGTCCGCGCCGCCTACGTCAAGCATCCCGAGGACGATGACTTCGGCCAGGCCGGAACCCTCTACCGTGAGGTGCTCGACGACGCCGCCAAGCAGCGTCTCGCCGAGAACATCGCCGGTGCCATGCAGGGCGTCTCCGAGGGGACGGAGCAGCGCGTCTACGAGTACTGGACCAATGTCGACCCGAACCTGGGTGAGGCAGTGAAGGCGGAGTACGCCAAGCTGAAGTAG
- a CDS encoding aspartate kinase gives MALIVQKYGGSSLETAERIRAVAERIVATKKAGNDVVVVCSAMGDTTDELLDLAAQVNPVPPAREMDMLLTAGERISNALVAMAISSLGAKAQSFTGSQAGVLTTERHGNARIVDVTPDRVREALDEGNICIVAGFQGINKDTRDVTTLGRGGSDTTAVALAAALNADVCEIYSDVDGVYTADPRIVPNAQKLEKLSFEEMLELAAVGSKILVLRAVEYARAFNVPLRVRSSYSNDTGTLIAGSMEDIPVEEAVLTGVATDKSEAKVTILGIPDKPGEAATVFRAVADAEINIDMVLQNVSSLEDGTTDITFTCPRADGPRAIELLKKMQAKSGWSNVLYDDQVGKVSLVGAGMKSHPGVTADFAEALRDAGVNIELISTSEIRISVLTREADLDAAARALHEKFELGGDAEATVYAGTGR, from the coding sequence GTGGCTCTGATCGTTCAGAAATATGGAGGCTCCTCCCTGGAGACCGCGGAGCGGATCCGCGCTGTCGCCGAACGGATCGTCGCCACGAAAAAGGCCGGCAACGACGTCGTCGTGGTCTGCTCCGCGATGGGCGACACCACGGACGAACTCCTGGACCTCGCCGCCCAGGTGAACCCGGTTCCGCCGGCCCGTGAGATGGACATGCTGCTCACCGCGGGTGAGCGCATCTCCAACGCGCTGGTCGCGATGGCGATCTCCTCGCTCGGCGCGAAGGCGCAGTCCTTCACCGGCTCGCAGGCCGGTGTGCTCACCACCGAGCGTCACGGCAACGCCCGCATCGTCGACGTCACCCCGGACCGCGTCCGCGAGGCGCTGGACGAGGGCAACATCTGCATCGTCGCCGGTTTCCAGGGCATCAACAAGGACACCCGCGACGTCACCACCCTGGGTCGTGGCGGTTCCGACACCACAGCGGTGGCCCTGGCGGCGGCGCTCAACGCCGACGTGTGCGAGATCTACTCCGACGTCGACGGCGTCTACACCGCCGATCCGCGCATCGTCCCGAACGCGCAGAAGCTCGAGAAGCTCTCCTTCGAGGAGATGCTCGAGCTGGCGGCCGTCGGTTCGAAGATCCTGGTGCTGCGTGCCGTCGAGTACGCACGTGCCTTCAATGTTCCCCTGCGAGTTCGCTCGTCTTACAGCAATGACACCGGCACCCTGATCGCCGGTTCGATGGAGGATATCCCCGTGGAAGAAGCAGTTCTCACTGGCGTTGCCACCGACAAGTCCGAGGCCAAGGTCACCATCCTGGGTATTCCCGACAAGCCGGGCGAGGCGGCCACCGTCTTCCGCGCCGTCGCGGACGCGGAGATCAACATCGACATGGTCCTGCAGAACGTCTCCTCCCTGGAGGACGGCACGACCGACATCACCTTCACCTGCCCGCGTGCCGACGGCCCCCGCGCCATCGAGCTGCTCAAGAAGATGCAGGCGAAGAGCGGCTGGTCCAACGTGCTCTACGACGACCAGGTGGGCAAGGTCTCCCTCGTGGGTGCCGGCATGAAGTCCCACCCGGGCGTCACCGCCGACTTCGCCGAGGCGCTCCGCGACGCCGGCGTGAACATCGAGCTAATCTCCACCTCGGAGATCCGCATCTCGGTGCTCACCCGCGAGGCCGACCTGGACGCCGCCGCCCGTGCCCTGCACGAGAAGTTCGAGCTCGGCGGCGACGCCGAGGCCACCGTCTACGCCGGCACCGGCCGCTAG
- the leuA gene encoding 2-isopropylmalate synthase has protein sequence MSPNDSFISAPSEIRTPDGPRREGQPFWNKQRNSSMPVHRYRPFAEAVEDIVLPDRTWPDKKITAAPQWCAVDLRDGNQALIDPMSPERKRRMFNLLVQMGYKEIEVGFPSASQTDFDFVREIIEQDMIPEDVTIQVLVQAREHLIRRTFEACEGAKNVIVHFYNSTSELQRRVVFRKDKPAIKQLAVDAAELIQTIAQDYPGTNWRWQYSPESFTGTELEFALEVCNAVIEVMAPTPDNPININLPSTVEMITPNVYADSIEWMHRNLDRRDSVILSLHPHNDRGEGVAAAELGYLAGADRIEGCLFGNGERTGNVCLVTLGLNMLTQGVDPQIDFSDIRQIRSTVEYCNQLRVPERHPYGGDLVFTAFSGSHQDAVNKGLDAMAAKVKPGANNTEVTWEELGKAVWEVPYLPIDPKDVGRDYEAVIRVNSQSGKGGVAYIMKTDHGINLPRQMQAEFSSVVQAITDSEGGEVNSKEMWDVFATEYLDVTEPVEEVSIRIVNAETDTDEATVTATVIHKGSEKEITGTGNGPVAAYANALEQLGIDAEVQFYSQQARSSGDDAEAACYIYATVNGSAAWGVGIAGSITRASIKALTSAVNRAIKVEASVLAGGV, from the coding sequence ATGTCCCCGAACGACTCCTTCATCTCCGCCCCCTCCGAGATCCGCACCCCGGACGGACCGCGCCGCGAGGGCCAGCCCTTCTGGAACAAGCAGCGCAACTCCTCCATGCCGGTACACCGCTACCGCCCCTTCGCCGAGGCCGTCGAGGACATCGTTCTGCCGGACCGCACCTGGCCGGACAAGAAGATCACCGCCGCCCCGCAGTGGTGTGCGGTCGACCTGCGTGACGGCAACCAGGCGCTCATCGACCCGATGAGCCCGGAACGCAAGCGCCGCATGTTCAACCTGCTGGTGCAGATGGGCTACAAGGAGATCGAGGTTGGTTTCCCGTCCGCCTCCCAGACCGACTTCGACTTCGTCCGCGAGATCATCGAGCAGGACATGATCCCGGAGGACGTCACCATCCAGGTCCTGGTCCAGGCCCGTGAGCACCTGATCCGCCGCACCTTCGAGGCGTGCGAGGGCGCGAAGAACGTCATCGTCCACTTCTACAACTCCACCTCCGAGCTGCAGCGCCGCGTCGTGTTCCGCAAGGATAAGCCGGCCATCAAGCAGCTGGCCGTCGACGCCGCCGAGCTGATCCAGACCATCGCCCAGGACTACCCGGGCACCAACTGGCGTTGGCAGTACTCCCCGGAGTCCTTCACCGGCACCGAGCTGGAGTTCGCCCTCGAGGTCTGCAACGCCGTCATCGAGGTCATGGCGCCCACCCCGGACAACCCGATCAACATCAACCTGCCGTCCACCGTCGAGATGATCACCCCGAACGTCTACGCCGACTCCATCGAGTGGATGCACCGCAACCTGGACCGCCGTGACTCCGTCATCCTGTCGCTGCACCCCCACAACGACCGTGGTGAGGGCGTCGCCGCCGCCGAGCTGGGCTACCTGGCCGGCGCCGACCGCATCGAGGGCTGCCTGTTCGGCAACGGTGAGCGCACCGGTAACGTCTGCCTGGTCACCCTGGGCCTGAACATGCTCACCCAGGGCGTCGACCCGCAGATCGACTTCTCCGACATCCGCCAGATCCGCAGCACCGTCGAGTACTGCAACCAGCTGCGAGTCCCGGAGCGTCACCCCTACGGCGGCGACCTGGTCTTCACCGCCTTCTCCGGCTCCCACCAGGACGCCGTCAACAAGGGCCTCGACGCCATGGCCGCCAAGGTCAAGCCGGGCGCCAACAACACCGAGGTCACCTGGGAGGAGCTGGGCAAGGCCGTCTGGGAGGTTCCCTACCTGCCCATCGACCCGAAGGACGTCGGCCGCGACTACGAGGCCGTCATCCGCGTCAACTCCCAGTCCGGTAAGGGCGGCGTCGCCTACATCATGAAGACGGATCACGGCATCAACCTGCCGCGTCAGATGCAGGCCGAGTTCTCCTCCGTCGTCCAGGCGATCACCGACTCCGAGGGCGGAGAGGTCAACTCCAAGGAGATGTGGGACGTCTTCGCCACCGAGTACCTGGATGTCACCGAGCCGGTGGAGGAGGTCTCCATCCGCATCGTCAACGCCGAGACCGACACCGACGAGGCCACCGTCACCGCCACCGTCATCCACAAGGGCTCCGAGAAGGAGATCACCGGCACCGGCAACGGCCCCGTCGCCGCCTACGCCAACGCCCTGGAGCAGCTGGGCATCGACGCGGAGGTCCAGTTCTACTCCCAGCAGGCCCGCTCCTCGGGCGATGACGCCGAGGCCGCCTGCTACATCTACGCCACGGTCAACGGCTCCGCCGCCTGGGGCGTCGGTATCGCGGGCTCCATCACCCGCGCCTCCATCAAGGCACTGACCTCCGCGGTCAACCGTGCCATCAAGGTCGAGGCCTCCGTGCTGGCCGGCGGCGTCTAG
- a CDS encoding DMT family transporter, which produces MHSNLLAVLFALASALTIAWGTVVRHRIAEEAPADGSLKGSPFWNAISRPLWWAGTGTALLGYGLQVVALAFGTLLVVQPILVLSLMFTLPLAARYDGRRISGHELFWAGVLTVGVTVLVMLGRPLPGDPQPPLERWLPALAVGVVVLVSLERFAQRQIRREKALLLGIVTGALFGYVAVLSKAFVDIFVHGGVWAIITNWETYGLIIGATLGTIVQQYSFNAGALKNSLPAMTISEPVVAFSLGYLVLGEKFQVSTVSGWLFMAVAFLAMLAATVVLSRRGVS; this is translated from the coding sequence GTGCACAGCAATCTGCTGGCCGTGCTGTTCGCACTGGCCTCCGCCCTCACCATCGCGTGGGGAACCGTGGTGCGCCACCGCATCGCGGAGGAGGCCCCCGCCGACGGCTCCCTCAAGGGTTCCCCCTTCTGGAACGCGATCAGCCGTCCCCTGTGGTGGGCGGGCACCGGCACCGCCCTCCTCGGCTACGGGCTGCAGGTGGTGGCGCTGGCGTTCGGCACCCTGCTGGTGGTCCAGCCGATCCTCGTGCTCTCCCTGATGTTCACCCTGCCGCTGGCCGCGCGTTACGACGGCCGCCGCATCTCCGGCCACGAACTCTTCTGGGCGGGGGTGCTCACCGTGGGCGTCACCGTCCTGGTCATGCTCGGCCGTCCCCTGCCCGGCGATCCGCAGCCCCCGTTGGAACGGTGGCTACCGGCCCTGGCGGTCGGCGTGGTGGTGCTCGTCTCGCTGGAACGGTTCGCGCAACGGCAGATCCGCCGGGAGAAGGCGCTGCTGCTGGGCATCGTCACCGGCGCTCTCTTCGGTTACGTCGCGGTGCTGAGCAAGGCCTTCGTGGACATCTTCGTCCACGGTGGAGTGTGGGCGATCATCACCAACTGGGAGACCTACGGCCTCATCATCGGCGCGACCCTGGGCACGATCGTCCAGCAGTACTCCTTCAACGCCGGGGCGCTGAAGAACTCCCTGCCCGCCATGACGATCTCCGAACCCGTCGTGGCGTTCAGCCTCGGTTACCTCGTCCTCGGCGAGAAGTTCCAGGTGTCCACCGTCTCCGGCTGGCTGTTCATGGCCGTCGCCTTCCTGGCGATGCTCGCCGCCACCGTCGTGCTGTCCCGCAGGGGCGTCTCCTAG
- a CDS encoding mannosyltransferase family protein, with protein sequence MLVDAILVFTLGAAFRVAVLGLLARANDDSLSGLLNKWDAQYYLAIAEQGYFRADIGTDVPVHERTLAFFPGYPGLVRLVHELTHLDYDVSAALVNLVAGVAMTAGVMVLAQRMGAGRGAQIGAAVVVSSAPMAITYSMPYSEALFGALAVWSLVAFLDRRWWWAAGLVLLLGFTRLTAVTMIGVFALAVLRHARRDRRAWLALALTPWSLLGYLTWASSHTIAQGGYFGIQEAGWDSGFDFGRATVTWVWEVLTTGDEGGYLLTVGVMLAAVGALPLAWRRVPWEVWWFAAALLATVLLSDGIMHSRPRLLLPAVILLLPWVIRGVEKLPPRLTVPLGAAWVLFGAWYSAYMLAVFEWAI encoded by the coding sequence GTGCTTGTCGACGCCATCCTGGTGTTCACCCTCGGCGCCGCCTTCCGCGTCGCTGTGCTCGGGCTTCTCGCCCGCGCCAACGACGACTCCCTCTCGGGGCTGCTGAACAAGTGGGACGCGCAGTACTACCTCGCGATCGCGGAGCAGGGCTACTTCCGGGCCGACATCGGCACCGACGTGCCGGTCCACGAACGCACCCTCGCCTTCTTCCCCGGCTACCCGGGGCTGGTGCGGCTGGTCCACGAGCTGACGCACCTGGACTACGATGTGTCGGCGGCGCTGGTCAACCTCGTCGCCGGGGTCGCCATGACGGCCGGCGTGATGGTGCTCGCCCAGCGGATGGGGGCGGGGCGGGGCGCGCAGATCGGGGCGGCCGTCGTGGTGTCCTCCGCCCCGATGGCCATCACCTACTCCATGCCCTACAGTGAGGCGCTCTTCGGGGCGCTGGCGGTGTGGTCGCTCGTCGCGTTCCTCGACCGGCGCTGGTGGTGGGCCGCCGGCCTCGTGCTGCTCCTGGGGTTCACCCGGCTGACGGCGGTCACCATGATCGGCGTGTTCGCGCTGGCGGTGCTGCGGCACGCGCGCCGGGACCGGCGGGCGTGGCTGGCGTTGGCACTGACCCCGTGGTCGCTGCTGGGCTACCTCACCTGGGCGAGCAGCCACACGATCGCGCAGGGCGGCTACTTCGGCATCCAGGAGGCGGGCTGGGACTCCGGCTTCGACTTCGGCCGGGCCACCGTCACGTGGGTGTGGGAGGTGCTGACCACGGGTGACGAGGGCGGCTACCTGCTCACGGTCGGCGTGATGCTCGCGGCGGTGGGGGCGCTGCCTCTCGCCTGGCGGCGCGTGCCGTGGGAGGTGTGGTGGTTCGCCGCGGCACTCCTGGCGACGGTGCTGCTGTCCGACGGGATCATGCACTCCCGCCCGCGCCTCCTGCTGCCGGCGGTGATCCTGCTGCTGCCGTGGGTGATCCGGGGCGTCGAGAAGCTCCCGCCGCGGTTGACGGTGCCCCTCGGCGCGGCGTGGGTGCTGTTCGGCGCGTGGTATTCCGCCTACATGCTGGCCGTCTTCGAGTGGGCGATCTGA
- a CDS encoding RNA polymerase sigma factor, with translation MTKHSAHEDARVTDLALRAGRGDRAALTEFIRATQDDVWRLLAHLGGRDIADDLTQETYLRVMGALPRFAARSSARTWLLSLARRVWVDNIRHDMARPRKSITEYEDAAATTPVEGANAASWSEWIDVRTLIDALPEERREALILTQVLGYTYEEAAKIAGVRIGTIRSRVARARKDLIESS, from the coding sequence GTGACCAAGCACTCCGCCCACGAAGACGCTCGCGTCACCGACCTGGCACTACGTGCCGGACGCGGTGACCGCGCGGCGCTCACGGAGTTCATCCGCGCCACCCAGGACGACGTATGGCGCCTCCTCGCCCACCTGGGCGGCCGCGACATCGCCGACGACCTCACGCAGGAGACCTACCTCCGCGTCATGGGCGCACTCCCCCGCTTCGCCGCCCGCTCCTCGGCACGCACGTGGCTCCTGTCCCTCGCGCGACGCGTGTGGGTGGACAACATCCGCCACGACATGGCCCGCCCCCGCAAGTCCATCACCGAGTACGAGGACGCCGCCGCCACCACCCCGGTGGAGGGCGCGAACGCCGCCTCCTGGTCCGAGTGGATCGACGTCCGCACGCTTATCGACGCCCTCCCCGAGGAACGCCGCGAGGCCCTCATCCTCACCCAGGTCCTCGGCTACACCTACGAGGAGGCCGCGAAGATCGCCGGCGTCCGCATCGGCACAATCCGCTCCCGCGTGGCCCGCGCCCGCAAGGACCTCATCGAGTCCAGCTGA
- a CDS encoding aspartate-semialdehyde dehydrogenase, whose product MTTIAVVGATGQVGRVMRSILEERNFPADKVRFFASPRSAGTVIEFRGEDITVEDLTQITPESVKDVDIALFSAGGSTSREWAPVFAEAGATVIDNSSAWRKDDEVPLVVAEVNGEEAKNPSKGIVANPNCTTMAAMPVLKPLHDAAGLIRLHVSSYQAVSGSGLAGVETLAKQTAELGEDNVKLVHDGSVEAPADLGPYVAPIAFNALPLAGALVDDGSLETDEEQKLRNESRKILDIPGLRVAGTCVRVPVFTGHTLTIHAEFERPITVDEAKALLADAPGVELVDVPTPLEAAGKDTSLVGRIRQDQSVDDNKGLVLVVSGDNLRKGAALNTVQIAELLV is encoded by the coding sequence ATGACCACCATTGCTGTCGTCGGTGCCACCGGCCAGGTCGGCCGCGTGATGCGCTCGATCCTGGAGGAGCGCAACTTCCCGGCCGACAAGGTCCGTTTCTTCGCGTCCCCGCGCTCCGCGGGCACCGTCATCGAGTTCCGCGGTGAGGACATCACCGTCGAGGACCTCACCCAGATCACCCCGGAGTCCGTCAAGGACGTCGACATCGCCCTCTTCTCCGCCGGTGGTTCCACCTCCCGTGAGTGGGCCCCGGTCTTCGCCGAGGCCGGCGCGACCGTCATCGACAACTCCTCCGCCTGGCGCAAGGACGACGAGGTCCCGCTCGTCGTCGCCGAGGTCAACGGCGAGGAGGCGAAGAACCCGTCCAAGGGCATCGTCGCCAACCCGAACTGCACCACCATGGCCGCCATGCCGGTGCTCAAGCCGCTGCACGACGCCGCCGGCCTCATCCGCCTGCATGTCTCCTCCTACCAGGCCGTCTCCGGCTCCGGCCTCGCCGGTGTGGAGACCCTGGCGAAGCAGACCGCCGAGCTCGGTGAGGACAACGTCAAGCTGGTCCATGACGGTTCCGTCGAGGCCCCCGCCGACCTGGGTCCCTACGTCGCCCCCATCGCGTTCAACGCCCTGCCGCTGGCCGGCGCGCTGGTCGATGACGGCTCCCTGGAGACGGATGAGGAGCAGAAGCTGCGCAACGAGTCCCGCAAGATCCTGGACATCCCGGGTCTGCGCGTCGCCGGCACCTGCGTCCGCGTGCCGGTGTTCACCGGTCACACCCTGACCATCCACGCCGAGTTCGAGCGTCCGATCACCGTCGACGAGGCCAAGGCCCTGCTCGCCGACGCCCCGGGTGTCGAGCTTGTCGACGTCCCGACCCCGCTGGAGGCCGCCGGCAAGGACACCTCCCTGGTCGGCCGTATCCGCCAGGACCAGTCCGTCGACGACAACAAGGGCCTCGTGCTCGTCGTCTCCGGTGACAACCTGCGCAAGGGCGCGGCGCTGAACACGGTGCAGATCGCGGAGCTGCTGGTGTAG
- a CDS encoding YPDG domain-containing protein: MSLKKKVTAVVSAVAMAFGGVAVATSPVAAQEPEQGNLTDACKIDFNAVGELDTSKATDVGSLEGFLVNTSPNEYGDAGAAAQHWKYKTGDWQNFNWRIPFGTAEPLQNAQLTVTLPEGFEVAQRDENNLIYDSDVLVYFSVEKNPDYGVANARSNGGYITDSSTNTGSPESEQHRKKWNNVIVSTNSAGQTTVTGDIGRFDAGEHSVLQIEVTPKADFVLGPVSTLKVNITADRACAIDGRAFNDTDADGVWDAGELPRPGVPVYLINAAGEIVQQTVTNHTGQYRFGEVDMDTYTVHFERPEALPGYIFTQGPDSHVDAEGVAGPMIFDNDTPQFGTDREFRGVNAGIARVEGQPSYDDSYTSPGTPVEVNQTGDPFVPAGSEYSIDEGTVPADWTVEIDKNTGRLTVTPPADAQPRENHEIGVVITLPNGDVYAETTARVEVDARIVRFYINDDGDLIVVWNYNGSDGQPYEENLGNVKGEPGEQGAPGKPGTPGQDGISIVKTEIINGELWITYSDGREENVGKVIGEDGKDGIDGSSAIVAGSSALLTGSSALLGSSVDDEGDESSSFLGSSADGTGQGGSSDARCVQAAATVGIPLLALLPIGLATQVNIPGLSPLVADAQAQLQSFNTDIQQQSGIHDPNTSRFMAQVNAELQKHGATVGQAVGAAALLTIGGLAGKYLYDSCVPRG; the protein is encoded by the coding sequence ATGAGTCTCAAGAAGAAGGTCACTGCAGTCGTCTCTGCAGTGGCCATGGCGTTCGGAGGTGTCGCGGTCGCGACCAGCCCCGTCGCCGCTCAGGAGCCCGAGCAGGGCAACCTCACCGACGCCTGCAAGATCGACTTCAACGCCGTGGGTGAGCTGGACACCAGCAAGGCGACCGATGTGGGTTCGCTCGAGGGTTTCCTGGTCAACACCAGCCCGAACGAGTACGGTGACGCCGGCGCGGCCGCCCAGCACTGGAAGTACAAGACCGGGGACTGGCAGAACTTCAACTGGCGTATCCCGTTCGGCACCGCCGAGCCGCTCCAGAACGCCCAGCTGACGGTGACCCTCCCCGAGGGCTTTGAAGTTGCGCAGCGTGATGAAAATAACCTGATCTACGACAGCGATGTGCTCGTCTACTTCTCCGTGGAGAAGAACCCTGACTACGGTGTGGCGAACGCCCGCTCCAACGGTGGTTACATCACCGACAGCTCCACCAACACAGGTTCTCCGGAGTCCGAGCAGCACCGCAAGAAGTGGAACAACGTCATCGTGTCCACGAACTCCGCGGGCCAGACCACCGTCACCGGTGACATCGGGCGTTTCGATGCCGGCGAGCATTCTGTCCTGCAGATTGAGGTCACCCCGAAGGCGGACTTCGTTCTCGGACCGGTGAGCACCCTCAAGGTGAACATCACCGCTGACCGTGCCTGCGCCATCGACGGCCGCGCCTTCAACGACACCGATGCTGACGGTGTCTGGGATGCGGGCGAGCTGCCGCGTCCGGGTGTGCCGGTCTACCTCATCAACGCTGCGGGCGAGATCGTCCAGCAGACGGTGACCAACCACACCGGCCAGTACCGTTTCGGCGAAGTCGACATGGACACCTACACCGTCCACTTCGAGCGTCCGGAGGCTCTGCCGGGATACATCTTCACCCAGGGCCCGGACTCCCACGTCGACGCTGAGGGTGTCGCTGGTCCGATGATCTTCGACAATGACACCCCGCAGTTCGGTACCGACCGCGAGTTCCGCGGCGTGAACGCAGGTATCGCCCGCGTGGAGGGCCAGCCCTCCTACGACGATTCCTACACCAGCCCCGGTACCCCGGTGGAGGTCAACCAGACCGGTGACCCGTTCGTCCCGGCTGGTTCCGAGTACTCCATCGATGAGGGAACTGTTCCGGCCGACTGGACCGTCGAGATTGACAAGAACACCGGTCGCCTGACCGTCACCCCGCCGGCTGATGCACAGCCGCGTGAGAACCACGAGATCGGCGTCGTCATCACGCTGCCCAACGGTGACGTCTACGCTGAGACGACCGCCCGCGTCGAGGTCGACGCCCGGATCGTGCGCTTCTACATCAACGACGACGGTGACCTGATCGTCGTCTGGAACTACAACGGTTCCGACGGCCAGCCGTACGAGGAGAACCTCGGCAACGTCAAGGGTGAGCCGGGTGAGCAGGGAGCGCCGGGTAAGCCGGGTACTCCGGGCCAGGACGGCATCAGCATCGTCAAGACCGAGATCATCAACGGTGAACTGTGGATCACCTACAGCGATGGCCGCGAGGAGAACGTCGGCAAGGTCATCGGTGAGGACGGCAAGGACGGTATCGACGGCTCCTCCGCAATCGTGGCAGGTTCCTCCGCTCTCCTGACCGGCTCCTCTGCACTGCTGGGCTCCTCCGTGGATGACGAGGGTGATGAATCCTCCTCGTTCCTGGGTTCCTCCGCTGACGGCACCGGTCAGGGTGGCTCCTCCGACGCACGTTGCGTCCAGGCCGCCGCCACCGTCGGCATCCCCCTGCTGGCTCTCCTGCCGATCGGTCTGGCCACCCAGGTGAATATCCCGGGTCTGTCCCCGCTGGTCGCTGACGCCCAGGCACAGCTGCAGTCCTTCAACACGGACATTCAGCAGCAGTCCGGTATCCACGACCCGAACACCTCCCGCTTCATGGCTCAGGTCAACGCTGAGCTGCAGAAGCACGGTGCAACCGTGGGACAGGCAGTGGGTGCTGCTGCACTGCTCACCATCGGTGGTCTCGCCGGCAAGTACCTCTACGACAGCTGCGTGCCGCGCGGCTAG